The genome window ATTATGCTTCCCTCCCAGCGAACGCTAATCAGGTTCCTGGTAACCACTTCCCTGTATCTCGGGGCTGCTGATAGCACAGAAGCGTGGGAAGGTTCCCAGTACTTGAAGTCCGGAAGCCACAGATCGATTACATCGAGAAGCAGCCTCGTTAGCTTCTCGCTCATGTAGAAATTGCTATTCCATATCTGCGGAACGTCCTCATTGAAGTACTTGAAGCTCTCCACAATTACATGGGCATGAGGTGTTGGTTCTCCCCCAACATGATTAATGTTTATGGCTCCCATTCTCACAAGCTTACTCTGTATTAGAGCAAGGTCTCTGGCATCCACATAGGCCCCCCTTAGAGGAATCTGCTGGGATATCTCGAAATTCTGGCAATAAACGCATCTGAAGTTGCAACCAGTATAGAATATTGTCCCGCTTGGAATCAGAGGATGCTCCTCTCCATAGTGAGGAAAATATGTTGAAACCTGACCTCTGTAGTCTACCCTGCAGTACTTTCCCTTTGCAAGCATTCTATTTGTTCCGCACTTTCTCTCGCATAGTTCACAGCTAAGAATCATTCTATTGAGTATTTCCGTCTTTAGATCTATATAGGAAACAGGTGCTTGAGGAAGAGCTTTTTCGTTGTATTTTACGATTTCATTGAGCCGTTTTCTGAATTCGAACTCCATTTCCCTGTGCAGTGACCAAAGCTCATCATCAGTGAGCATGTTGAGCTCTGCATCGACTGGGATGCTCTTAGCTATTTTATATCTAGGGGGGTACCTTCCCCTGAGCACTCCAAAGTACCAGCTGAGAGCTGTTTCCAGTTTACTCTCAGC of Fervidicoccaceae archaeon contains these proteins:
- a CDS encoding radical SAM protein, producing the protein MSAESKLETALSWYFGVLRGRYPPRYKIAKSIPVDAELNMLTDDELWSLHREMEFEFRKRLNEIVKYNEKALPQAPVSYIDLKTEILNRMILSCELCERKCGTNRMLAKGKYCRVDYRGQVSTYFPHYGEEHPLIPSGTIFYTGCNFRCVYCQNFEISQQIPLRGAYVDARDLALIQSKLVRMGAININHVGGEPTPHAHVIVESFKYFNEDVPQIWNSNFYMSEKLTRLLLDVIDLWLPDFKYWEPSHASVLSAAPRYREVVTRNLISVRWEGSIILRHLVLPGHVECCSKPIVKWLSENMPKDWLVINIMDQYYPTYRVLLEESRWKDLNRRVRKDEIEEVLSLAKREGLIII